The Vicia villosa cultivar HV-30 ecotype Madison, WI linkage group LG1, Vvil1.0, whole genome shotgun sequence genome includes a region encoding these proteins:
- the LOC131625947 gene encoding uncharacterized protein LOC131625947: MVQSGDPPQLTWKRKLNNLPILPSEFVLTIKDIIHLAPIGYRLWRYIREEKTKGRTGMIDPFAKRHITSSHAVPLGGVGAGSIGRSFQGEFQRWQLFPLACEDKPVLANQFSVFVSRPNGEKYSTVLCSGKPDVLKENPASGIKSWDWDLNGTSSTYHALYPRAWTVYEEPDPALKIVCRQISPVIPHNYKESSYPVSVFTFTLNNLGKTAADVTLLFTWANSVGGQSEFTGHHFNSKIKRPDGVHGVLLHHKTANEQSPLTFAIAAEETEYVHVSECPVFVISGSHKGISAKDMWNEVKQHGSFDHLNFTETLVPSEPGSSIGAAIAATVTVPPDAQRNVTFSLAWDSPEAKFPGGRVYNRRYTKFYGTRGDAAADIAHDAIIDHRQWESQIEDWQRPILEDKRFPEWYPTTLFNELYFLNSGGSIWTDGSPPVHSLVTIGERKFSLDGFISDSEKTNNISRQNDTAINILESFTSVVEQIQTPPASKSAYGVSLLQEGEENIGQFLYLEGIEYKMWNTYDVHFYSSFSLVTLFPKLELSVQRDFAAAVLMHDPGKMQLLHDGQMVSRKVLGAVPHDIGISDPWFEVNGYNLYNTDRWKDLNPKFVLQVYRDVVATGDKKFAQAVWPSVYIAIAYMDQFDKDGDGMIENEGFPDQTYDTWSVTGVSAYSGGLWVAALQATSALAREIGDKGSEIYFWHKFQKAKAVYEKLWNGSYFNYDSSRGSCNGGSPSSSIQADQLAGQWYARACGLSPIVEEEKIKSALQVVFDNNVMKVKGGKRGAVNGMLPDGKVDMSSMQSQEIWSGVTYAVAATMIQENMIDMAFQTAEGIYEAAWSTNGLGYSFQTPEAWNIKDGYRSLCYMRPLAIWAMQWALSKEKVAQHDESEKSYINEEEIVSRCHAGFLKVAHLLKWKEETGSRSLFQVIYDLTCKRYV; encoded by the exons ATGGTTCAAAGTGGCGACCCTCCACAACTTACATGGAAACGCAAGTTAAACAATCTACCAATTCTTCCTTCTGAATTCGTCTTAACTATCAAAGATATCATTCATCTT GCTCCAATTGGTTATCGACTTTGGCGCTATATTCGTGAAGAAAAAACCAAAGGAAGG ACTGGAATGATTGATCCTTTTGCTAAGCGTCATATAACATCTTCCCACGCTGTTCCTTTAGGTGGCGTTGG TGCAGGAAGTATCGGAAGAAGTTTTCAAGGTGAGTTTCAGCGCTGGCAGCTCTTCCCTCTTGCATGTGAAGACAAACCAGTTTTAGCTAATCAGTTTTCT GTTTTCGTTTCGCGTCCAAATGGTGAAAAATATTCAACCGTTCTATGCTCAGGGAAGCCAGATGTGTTGAA AGAAAATCCAGCGTCAGGGATTAAATCATGGGATTGGGATTTGAATGGAACAAGTTCCACATATCACGCATTATACCCAAGGGCTTGGACAGTATATGAGG AACCTGATCCAGCATTGAAAATAGTTTGTCGCCAGATTTCACCTGTTATCCCGCATAACTACAAGGAGAGTAGTTATCCTGTATCGGTTTTTACTTTTACG cTGAATAATTTGGGCAAAACAGCAGCAGATGTCACCTTACTTTTCACATGGGCT AATTCTGTTGGAGGACAATCTGAATTTACTGGCCATCACTTCAACTCAAAGATAAA GAGGCCTGATGGGGTGCATGGTGTGCTTCTACATCACAA GACTGCAAATGAGCAATCTCCGCTCACATTTGCAATTGCAGCAGAAGAGACCGAATATGTTCATGTCTCAGAATGCCCTGTTTTTGTTATATCTGGTTCTCACAAAGGCATCTCCGCGAAGGACATGTGGAATGAAGTTAAACAG CACGGGTCATTTGACCATCTGAATTTTACCGAAACGTTGGTGCCTTCAGAACCAGGATCATCCATTGGAGCAGCTATTGCAGCAACTGTGACAGTCCCACCTGATGCACAGCGTAATGTGACATTTTCATTGGCATGGGACAGCCCTGAAGCTAAGTTCCCTGGAGGACGGGTTTATAACAG GCGTTACACCAAATTTTATGGTACTAGAGGAGATGCTGCTGCAGATATTGCACATGATGCTATTATTG ATCATCGTCAGTGGGAGTCCCAGATTGAAGATTGGCAAAGACCAATCCTTGAGGACAAGAGATTTCCTGAATG GTACCCAACTACCCTTTTCAATGAACTTTACTTCCTGAATTCTGGGGGGTCAATTTGGACAG ATGGTTCGCCTCCTGTGCATAGTTTAGTTACCATAGGAGAAAGAAAATTTTCCCTGGATGGATTCATATCCGATTCAGAAAAAACCAATAATATATCACGTCAAAATGATACCGCTATTAACATTCTTGAAAGTTTTACCTCCGTAGTTGAGCAAATACAAACTCCACCTGCATCAAAGTCTGCATATGGAGTAAGTCTTCTCCAAGAAGGGGAAGAAAACATTGGTCAGTTTCTTTATCTTGAAGGAATTGAGTATAAAATGTGGAATACGTATGATGTCCATTTTTACTCATCTTTTTCACTAGTCACGCTATTTCCAAAACTTGAACTTAGTGTCCAAAGAGACTTTGCTGCAGCAGTGCTGATGCATGATCCTGGAAAGATGCAACTTTTACATGATGGGCAAATGGTATCAAGAAAGGTTCTTGGTGCTGTTCCTCATGATATTGGAATCTCTGACCCGTGGTTTGAAGTAAATGGATATAACCTTTATAACACAGATAGGTGGAAAGACTTGAATCCAAAGTTTGTTCTTCAGGTTTACAGGGACGTGGTTGCCACTGGTGACAAGAAGTTTGCACAAGCTGTCTGGCCGTCTGTTTATATTGCAATTGCATATATGGACCAATTTGACAAGGATGGTGACGGAATGATTGAGAATGAAGGTTTCCCAGATCAAACTTATGACACATGGTCTGTAACTGGTGTAAGTGCTTATAGTGGCGGATTGTGGGTAGCGGCACTTCAGGCAACATCAGCCTTGGCACGTGAGATTGGAGATAAGGGTTCTGAAATTTACTTTTGGCACAAATTTCAAAAAGCAAAGGCTGTATATGAAAAATTATGGAATGGTTCTTACTTCAATTATGATAGCAGTCGTGGAAGTTGCAATGGTGGTAGTCCAAGTTCATCCATACAAGCTGATCAATTAGCTGGCCAGTG GTATGCTAGAGCATGCGGTCTTTCACCAATTGTTGAAGAAGAGAAGATTAAAAGTGCACTTCAGGTGGTTTTTGACAACAACGTTATGAAAGTGAAGGGCGGAAAACGTGGTGCTGTAAATGGAATGTTACCTGATGGAAAAGTTGACATGTCATCGATGCAATCACAAGAAATATGGTCAGGAGTCACATACGCCGTAGCTGCAACAATGATTCAGGAAAACATGATTGATATGGCATTTCAAACTGCTGAGGGGATTTATGAAGCTGCATGGTCCACCAACGGTCTCGG TTATTCTTTCCAAACTCCTGAAGCTTGGAACATTAAAGATGGATATAGATCTTTATGTTACATGCGCCCATTAGCCATATGGGCCATGCAGTGGGCATTATCAAAAGAAAAGGTCGCTCAACATGATGAAAGTGAGAAATCTTATATAAACGAGGAAGAAATTGTGTCTAGATGCCATGCTGGTTTTTTGAAAGTAGCTCACCTTCTAAAGTGGAAGGAGGAGACTGGATCCAGAAGTTTATTTCAGGTTATATATGACTTAACTTGCAAGAGGTATGTATGA